A stretch of the Nitrospira sp. genome encodes the following:
- a CDS encoding tetratricopeptide repeat protein, which translates to MDEQTQSSGVEQGSAAVDPGDQPLSPDEEIAEIEKLLNTEPDDFQARCRLGELYFSKGRLDDALTEVKKSIEMAEGLRTEMNRSLAMYYSNLGTIYATKGMIDEAEAEFKRALEVHAYDVLALFNLGRVQADRRKYMESKNYYERLVEITPDDPMAWYNLAGVYVELDNPQVSDYNTIDMAIQCYMRVLELDPKHLEASFKLMEIALNHRKTDLAIKVMESAVEHSPDEPLAYYNLISVYDKCKMFEQAEQARQRLKERFAKKAKEGAAS; encoded by the coding sequence ATGGACGAACAGACACAAAGTAGCGGAGTGGAGCAGGGAAGTGCGGCGGTAGATCCTGGCGATCAGCCATTGAGTCCTGATGAGGAAATTGCGGAAATTGAAAAGTTGCTCAATACGGAGCCGGATGACTTTCAGGCCCGGTGCCGGTTGGGGGAGCTCTATTTCAGCAAGGGCCGGCTCGACGATGCCCTGACCGAAGTGAAGAAATCGATCGAGATGGCCGAAGGCCTGCGGACGGAAATGAATCGGTCGCTCGCGATGTACTACTCCAATCTCGGAACCATCTATGCCACCAAAGGGATGATCGATGAGGCCGAGGCCGAGTTTAAACGTGCGCTTGAGGTGCACGCGTACGATGTACTCGCCCTGTTCAACCTGGGACGGGTGCAGGCGGACCGGCGGAAGTACATGGAATCCAAGAACTACTACGAGCGGTTGGTGGAGATCACTCCGGACGATCCGATGGCGTGGTACAATCTCGCCGGGGTCTACGTAGAACTCGACAATCCTCAAGTGTCCGATTACAACACCATCGATATGGCGATCCAGTGTTACATGCGCGTACTTGAGTTAGATCCGAAGCACTTGGAAGCGAGCTTTAAGCTGATGGAAATCGCCCTCAATCACCGAAAGACAGACTTGGCCATCAAGGTCATGGAGAGTGCGGTGGAACACAGTCCGGATGAACCACTTGCGTACTACAATCTGATCAGCGTGTACGACAAGTGTAAGATGTTCGAACAGGCCGAGCAGGCTCGTCAGCGGTTGAAAGAACGATTTGCAAAAAAGGCGAAAGAGGGAGCCGCATCCTGA
- a CDS encoding PDZ domain-containing protein yields MLLAASAWNTPVAAGAGTTGEMTVEEAIQLGEEFGIAVGEVDEEVQKELKLQRPEGVAVFEVIGNSRADYAGIKVRSVIKEIDKKEVRNLIDFGRAVKIAMKECNFTVGTYEPADPGDPVGWGVNFHFVGCKRD; encoded by the coding sequence GTGCTTCTTGCCGCCTCCGCCTGGAATACGCCCGTCGCCGCAGGCGCAGGCACCACTGGCGAAATGACGGTCGAGGAAGCCATTCAGCTTGGTGAAGAATTCGGTATCGCGGTGGGCGAGGTCGACGAAGAAGTCCAAAAGGAACTCAAGCTGCAGCGGCCTGAAGGCGTGGCCGTGTTTGAGGTCATCGGGAATTCGCGCGCCGACTATGCCGGTATTAAGGTCCGTTCGGTCATTAAAGAGATCGACAAAAAGGAAGTCCGGAACCTGATTGATTTCGGAAGAGCCGTGAAGATAGCCATGAAGGAATGCAATTTCACGGTCGGGACCTATGAGCCGGCGGACCCTGGTGATCCAGTGGGGTGGGGTGTGAATTTCCATTTCGTCGGCTGCAAACGGGACTGA
- a CDS encoding ubiquitin-like protein Pup → MEKQERRPESRKESHSKEEVKPNPKVVESGKKLKEDIDKLVDEIDDVLEKNAEEFVKNYVQKGGE, encoded by the coding sequence ATGGAAAAACAGGAGAGGAGACCGGAATCCAGAAAGGAATCGCACAGCAAGGAGGAGGTGAAGCCGAATCCGAAAGTTGTCGAGTCCGGTAAGAAGCTGAAAGAAGATATCGACAAATTGGTCGATGAGATCGATGATGTGCTCGAAAAAAATGCTGAAGAATTCGTAAAGAACTATGTACAAAAGGGAGGGGAGTAG
- a CDS encoding sodium-translocating pyrophosphatase, protein MSDSAIVTFALVAAVTGIIYGLYLAMWVFKLNAGNAKMQEISKAIQEGAGAYMNRQYKTVGVVASVLFVVLWGAGAVSDKFGMLTAIGFLIGASASALAGYVGMIIAVRANVRTAQAAHDGMNAALTVAFRGGAVTGLLLIGLGLLAITGFYALASQFAGQEKAIHALLSLGFGGSLISVFARVGGGIYTKAADVGADLVGKVEAGIPEDDPRNPAVIADNVGDNVGDCAGMAADLFETYAVTTVAAMVLAFTMFKGVSAPILYPLALGGVTIFATIIGILFVKVSHGGEIMPALYKGLFVAGGIAAVAFFPITSRIMEGVGGVSGMSYYLAALMGLAVTLALVFITDYYTSKEYAPVKDIAKASETGHATNIIAGLAVGMQSTAAPVVIIGAAILGSYWICGGAESGGLYGVAVAAVSMLSMAGIVVAIDAFGPITDNAGGIAEMAHLGKEVRDITDPLDAVGNTTKAVTKGYAIGSAGLAAVVLFAEFAREVAKGTQASSFDLSNPSVLVGLFLGGMLPFIFGALCMKAVGQAAGLVVEEVRRQFRTIKGIMEGTGKPEYGTCVDIVTQAAIQKMMIPGLIPVVAPIVVGLLLGPQALGGVLVGSIVTGLFVAISMTSGGGAWDNAKKYIEEQGLKGTDTHKAAVTGDTVGDPYKDTAGPAINPMIKVINIVALLIVAFIVK, encoded by the coding sequence GTGAGTGACTCAGCGATTGTGACCTTTGCTCTGGTAGCGGCGGTGACCGGGATTATCTATGGGCTGTATCTCGCCATGTGGGTGTTCAAGCTCAATGCCGGCAATGCGAAGATGCAGGAAATTTCTAAGGCAATTCAGGAAGGCGCGGGCGCCTATATGAACCGCCAGTACAAGACGGTAGGGGTGGTCGCGTCGGTGTTGTTTGTTGTGTTGTGGGGCGCGGGCGCCGTGTCGGACAAATTCGGCATGCTGACGGCGATCGGATTTTTAATCGGCGCCAGCGCCTCGGCGCTCGCCGGATATGTCGGCATGATCATCGCGGTACGAGCGAATGTGCGGACGGCGCAGGCCGCCCACGACGGTATGAATGCGGCCCTCACCGTTGCGTTTCGTGGGGGAGCGGTGACGGGTCTGCTGCTGATCGGGCTAGGACTCTTGGCTATTACCGGATTCTACGCGCTCGCTTCACAATTTGCGGGGCAGGAAAAGGCGATCCATGCGCTGCTCAGCCTCGGATTCGGCGGAAGTTTGATCTCTGTCTTTGCCCGTGTCGGTGGCGGCATCTACACCAAGGCGGCGGATGTCGGCGCGGATCTGGTGGGGAAAGTCGAGGCGGGCATTCCGGAGGACGATCCCAGAAATCCGGCTGTGATTGCCGACAATGTGGGCGACAATGTCGGGGATTGCGCGGGCATGGCGGCCGATTTGTTCGAAACCTATGCGGTCACGACCGTGGCCGCGATGGTCTTGGCGTTCACTATGTTCAAGGGCGTCAGCGCGCCCATTCTCTACCCGCTTGCGCTGGGCGGCGTGACCATTTTTGCGACGATCATCGGGATTCTGTTTGTGAAAGTCAGTCATGGCGGAGAGATCATGCCCGCCCTGTACAAGGGACTGTTTGTTGCGGGGGGCATTGCGGCAGTGGCGTTTTTCCCGATTACTTCCCGGATCATGGAAGGGGTGGGCGGGGTCAGCGGCATGAGTTATTACCTCGCGGCCTTGATGGGACTTGCCGTGACGCTGGCCTTGGTCTTTATTACGGACTATTACACCTCCAAGGAATATGCACCGGTGAAGGACATCGCGAAGGCCAGTGAAACGGGACACGCCACGAATATTATCGCCGGATTGGCCGTCGGTATGCAGTCGACTGCGGCGCCGGTGGTGATTATCGGCGCCGCCATCCTCGGCAGTTATTGGATTTGCGGCGGGGCCGAGTCGGGCGGCTTGTATGGTGTGGCGGTGGCGGCGGTGTCGATGCTGTCGATGGCGGGGATCGTGGTGGCGATTGATGCGTTCGGGCCGATCACGGACAACGCCGGTGGTATCGCCGAAATGGCGCATCTGGGGAAAGAAGTCCGTGACATTACCGACCCGCTGGATGCTGTCGGCAACACGACCAAGGCGGTGACCAAGGGGTATGCCATCGGCTCGGCCGGTCTTGCCGCGGTGGTGCTGTTTGCCGAATTCGCCCGTGAGGTGGCGAAAGGCACTCAGGCCAGCAGTTTTGACTTGTCGAATCCCTCCGTGCTGGTCGGGCTCTTTCTCGGTGGCATGTTACCGTTCATTTTCGGCGCGCTCTGCATGAAAGCCGTCGGTCAGGCGGCTGGTCTCGTGGTGGAGGAGGTGCGGCGGCAGTTCCGGACGATCAAGGGCATCATGGAAGGGACGGGAAAGCCGGAGTATGGCACCTGCGTCGATATCGTGACGCAGGCTGCGATTCAAAAAATGATGATCCCGGGGTTGATTCCCGTGGTCGCGCCGATTGTGGTGGGGCTGTTGCTGGGGCCGCAGGCGCTTGGCGGTGTACTTGTTGGAAGTATTGTCACCGGCCTGTTCGTGGCGATTTCCATGACCAGTGGGGGCGGGGCCTGGGACAACGCGAAGAAGTATATCGAAGAGCAAGGCTTGAAAGGCACCGATACGCACAAGGCTGCGGTAACCGGTGATACCGTGGGCGATCCTTATAAGGACACGGCTGGTCCGGCGATCAATCCGATGATCAAAGTCATCAACATCGTGGCTCTGCTGATCGTGGCGTTCATTGTCAAATAA
- the tatA gene encoding twin-arginine translocase TatA/TatE family subunit, with the protein MFGSLGFTELILILFIVLIIFGAGKLPQLGEGIGKAIKGFKKSVHEADAIEAEAQAQAQAQQAEPVQAQAIAAPPPAPMAAPVVEQPVAAAPPAARA; encoded by the coding sequence ATGTTTGGCAGCCTAGGTTTTACAGAGTTGATCCTGATCCTGTTCATCGTGCTGATTATCTTCGGGGCCGGGAAGTTGCCGCAGCTTGGTGAAGGGATCGGCAAGGCGATCAAGGGATTCAAGAAGTCCGTGCATGAAGCGGATGCGATCGAAGCTGAGGCGCAGGCCCAAGCTCAGGCTCAACAGGCCGAGCCGGTTCAGGCCCAGGCCATCGCGGCTCCGCCGCCAGCGCCGATGGCTGCACCTGTCGTGGAGCAGCCAGTTGCCGCGGCTCCTCCGGCGGCGCGGGCGTAA